The following are encoded together in the Proteiniphilum saccharofermentans genome:
- a CDS encoding RagB/SusD family nutrient uptake outer membrane protein, producing MKKYIIFISCLIFSTVFFSCEDFLEKPISSDITVDSVFNSTIRTEQFLWNVYSTASIYEFNHFWSSTDPRFYHYGASGSLVSVATDELEVEGTYPAIPRYFHTGTWNAATIDPGSWGLEFMSHITYQGIRNANIFIENVDKSPFPESEKNSMKAEARFLRALMHFDLMQRLGGISIVDRVLSVSSINDVEGVKIPRSTYAQTVDFIVSECEEAAKFLPNVYEDTKYLGRIVKGAALALKARVLLYAASPLFNDPEGKTYVPVSDPVLRELIGYPSYDQNRWQLAVQANKAVLDWASGESGWCRLYDGFDNPVDRYEEIFINHTCPEVILSAGLMQNAGGYFCLFMLPGQIIPQGQNNPSNHAITFNFTKFYQKKDGTDQVWDEVEGVAYPYSQYQKKLGELEPRFQASVFQSGTEWSRGSGTVYHFYETNTLQLKDIRGVGFMRKFVKGVTQNSPAPRWITFRLAEFYLNYAEALNEINGSPTEIEWAVNQVRRRVDMPDVRYTNQEDMRKIIRRERAVEFAFEQHRYFDLRRWKTASEEGVMKGRIYTLKLYDTKPEPTYKLEQISSRVWDDKMYLYPFRQQEVDLGYITQNPGW from the coding sequence ATGAAGAAATATATAATATTTATCAGTTGTTTGATCTTCTCGACAGTGTTTTTTTCCTGCGAAGATTTTTTGGAAAAACCTATCAGTAGCGATATTACTGTAGATAGCGTTTTCAATTCGACCATACGGACAGAGCAATTTTTGTGGAATGTGTATAGTACTGCTTCCATCTATGAATTCAATCATTTCTGGAGCAGTACCGATCCCCGTTTTTATCACTATGGGGCGAGCGGTTCCCTTGTTTCGGTAGCAACAGACGAACTTGAAGTAGAGGGAACTTATCCCGCCATACCACGCTATTTTCATACGGGGACCTGGAATGCGGCGACGATCGACCCCGGCAGTTGGGGATTGGAATTTATGTCGCATATAACCTACCAGGGTATCCGGAATGCAAATATTTTTATTGAAAATGTGGATAAATCGCCTTTTCCTGAAAGCGAAAAGAACAGTATGAAAGCGGAAGCGCGGTTTCTCAGGGCTTTAATGCACTTCGACCTTATGCAGCGTCTCGGCGGTATATCAATAGTAGACCGCGTTTTGTCGGTCAGTTCTATCAATGATGTGGAAGGCGTAAAAATACCTCGTTCGACATATGCCCAAACCGTAGATTTTATTGTTTCCGAATGTGAAGAAGCGGCCAAGTTCCTGCCCAATGTGTATGAGGATACAAAGTATCTCGGACGTATTGTCAAAGGTGCCGCACTGGCTTTGAAAGCCCGGGTATTGCTATATGCAGCGAGCCCTCTCTTCAACGATCCGGAAGGCAAAACATACGTGCCTGTAAGCGATCCTGTTCTCCGTGAATTGATAGGCTATCCGTCGTATGATCAGAACAGATGGCAACTGGCTGTGCAAGCCAATAAAGCCGTGCTTGACTGGGCTTCCGGCGAGAGTGGATGGTGCCGGCTGTACGACGGTTTTGACAATCCGGTGGATCGATATGAAGAAATATTTATCAATCATACTTGTCCTGAAGTGATATTGAGCGCCGGGTTAATGCAGAATGCGGGTGGTTATTTTTGTCTGTTCATGTTGCCGGGGCAGATAATCCCGCAGGGTCAGAACAACCCGTCAAACCATGCCATAACGTTTAATTTCACCAAATTTTATCAGAAAAAAGACGGAACGGACCAGGTATGGGATGAAGTAGAGGGGGTTGCATACCCGTACTCACAGTACCAAAAGAAACTCGGTGAACTGGAGCCGCGTTTTCAGGCTTCTGTTTTCCAGTCCGGTACCGAGTGGTCGAGAGGTTCCGGTACGGTATATCACTTTTATGAAACGAATACGCTACAATTAAAGGATATACGTGGAGTGGGTTTCATGCGTAAGTTCGTAAAAGGAGTAACTCAGAACAGCCCGGCTCCGCGGTGGATAACGTTCCGGTTGGCTGAGTTTTATCTTAATTACGCAGAGGCCCTCAATGAGATAAACGGTAGTCCGACCGAGATAGAATGGGCTGTAAACCAAGTACGGCGCAGGGTGGATATGCCTGATGTAAGATATACAAATCAAGAGGATATGAGAAAAATCATCCGTCGGGAACGAGCCGTTGAATTTGCATTTGAGCAGCACCGCTATTTCGACCTGCGCCGCTGGAAGACGGCGAGCGAGGAGGGGGTGATGAAAGGCAGGATTTATACCCTCAAATTGTATGACACCAAACCGGAGCCGACCTATAAGTTGGAACAGATCTCGAGCCGCGTCTGGGATGATAAAATGTATCTCTATCCGTTCAGGCAGCAAGAAGTCGATCTGGGATATATAACACAAAATCCCGGATGGTAA
- a CDS encoding sugar-binding domain-containing protein gives MKKGILLLISLPFLILSCQKHKIEKIDLSGEWQFQMDPEDRGINERWFEKNLPETIVLPGSMVENGKGNDITLQTKWTGGIKNPEWYKDPNYAPYVDSANVRFPFWLQPEKEYTGAAWYRKEISIPADWEEKTVLLTLERPHWESTVWVNDMRIGMQNSLAVPHIFDISPFLETGSNIITIRVDNRTKDIDVGENSHSISDHTQSNWNGIVGEISLGTAGKILFDNIEVFPDVEDKTVKVKATVNNSLSETHTVKFSVSARLKKNGKKVKGQSWKFEISPGKNDVEMMYNMGEDALLWDEFNPNVYKLLLTMNSGHETDIYSVDFGLREFKAEGSRFAINGRPVFLRGTLECAIFPLTGYPPTDIAYWKKIYTAIQAHGLNHIRFHSWCPPEVAFEAADEMGVYLQIECSSWANQSTQLGSGLPVDQYIWDESERIVKNYGNHPSFVMMAYGNEPGGPKSNEFLAEFVSYWKEKDDRRVYTSGAGWPVLKVNDYHNIPEPRIQRWGEGLNSIINSQPPHTDYDWSQKVPKDGIPVVSHEIGQWCVYPNFKEMEKYTGVLKPKNFEIFQESLRAHKMGHLADSFLLASGKLQSLCYKADIEAALRTPGFAGFQLLDLHDFPGQGTALVGVLDPFWEEKGYISPEEYSRFCNTTVPLARLEKHIFTEGETMTAKIEVAHFGEKPLQSISPKWQLVEDDEIISEGMLDQQDIPIGNAIQLGEVVYSFRNKNESRKLSLKINIEKFENSWDIWVYPENQNIESADIKVVEDIDRSTLEYLQNGGKILLSLGKGKVSPEIGGNVGVGFSSIFWNTAWTGNQKPHTLGILCDPSHPALKDFPTEYHSNWQWWDAMGHADAIILDSLAMDLKPIVRIIDDWVSNRSLALVFEAKIGKGRIVVSGTDLVNNLASRPEARQLRASLIQYMNSDAFEPGVGINPDDLVKVIK, from the coding sequence ATGAAAAAAGGAATTTTATTATTGATCTCTCTTCCGTTTTTGATTTTATCCTGTCAAAAACATAAGATTGAAAAAATTGACCTATCAGGTGAATGGCAGTTTCAGATGGATCCGGAGGATCGTGGAATAAATGAAAGATGGTTCGAAAAGAATTTACCTGAAACGATAGTTCTACCTGGTTCAATGGTTGAGAACGGCAAGGGAAACGATATAACGCTTCAAACTAAATGGACCGGAGGAATTAAGAATCCGGAGTGGTATAAAGACCCGAATTATGCTCCTTATGTTGATTCAGCGAATGTCCGGTTCCCATTCTGGCTTCAACCGGAAAAAGAATATACCGGTGCCGCATGGTACCGGAAGGAGATATCCATACCGGCTGATTGGGAGGAAAAAACTGTTTTGTTGACTTTGGAACGCCCTCATTGGGAATCTACCGTTTGGGTTAATGATATGCGAATCGGTATGCAGAACAGTCTGGCGGTACCACATATATTCGATATTTCTCCATTCTTGGAAACAGGTAGCAACATCATCACCATCCGTGTTGATAATCGGACAAAAGATATTGACGTCGGGGAAAATTCGCATAGTATATCCGATCATACCCAATCGAACTGGAATGGTATTGTAGGGGAAATATCACTGGGAACTGCAGGAAAGATATTATTTGATAATATAGAGGTCTTCCCGGATGTAGAGGATAAGACTGTGAAAGTAAAGGCAACAGTGAATAATTCCCTTTCGGAAACACACACTGTAAAGTTTTCTGTTAGTGCCCGTCTTAAGAAAAATGGTAAAAAAGTAAAGGGACAATCGTGGAAGTTTGAGATCTCTCCCGGTAAGAATGATGTGGAGATGATGTATAACATGGGAGAAGACGCCCTGCTATGGGATGAATTCAATCCGAATGTGTACAAACTCCTTCTTACGATGAATTCGGGTCATGAAACGGATATATATTCAGTTGATTTCGGGTTACGTGAATTTAAGGCAGAGGGTTCCCGTTTTGCCATTAACGGCCGGCCTGTCTTCCTGCGTGGAACGCTGGAATGTGCTATTTTCCCTCTAACGGGTTATCCGCCTACCGACATTGCATATTGGAAGAAAATATACACGGCTATACAAGCCCATGGTTTGAATCACATTCGGTTTCATTCATGGTGTCCGCCGGAAGTTGCTTTTGAAGCAGCAGACGAAATGGGTGTTTACCTTCAGATTGAATGTTCTTCCTGGGCCAACCAAAGTACACAATTGGGAAGCGGATTGCCTGTAGACCAGTATATTTGGGATGAAAGCGAGCGAATCGTCAAAAACTATGGCAACCATCCGTCCTTTGTGATGATGGCTTACGGGAATGAACCCGGGGGGCCGAAGTCCAACGAGTTTCTTGCGGAGTTTGTAAGTTACTGGAAAGAAAAGGATGATCGTCGTGTGTATACCAGTGGCGCAGGTTGGCCTGTATTAAAGGTAAATGATTACCATAATATTCCTGAGCCGCGTATACAGAGGTGGGGAGAGGGATTGAACAGTATCATTAACTCACAACCTCCACACACTGATTACGACTGGTCACAAAAAGTGCCTAAAGACGGAATTCCTGTAGTAAGCCATGAAATTGGCCAATGGTGCGTGTATCCTAATTTTAAGGAAATGGAGAAATACACCGGGGTATTGAAACCCAAGAATTTTGAAATTTTCCAGGAAAGCTTGCGGGCACATAAGATGGGGCACTTGGCCGATAGTTTTTTACTGGCTTCCGGAAAACTACAATCATTATGTTACAAGGCTGATATTGAAGCTGCACTTCGTACTCCTGGTTTTGCCGGCTTTCAGTTACTTGACCTGCATGACTTTCCGGGCCAGGGCACTGCGTTGGTGGGTGTTCTCGATCCTTTCTGGGAAGAGAAAGGTTATATTTCCCCTGAAGAATACAGCCGGTTTTGTAATACTACGGTTCCATTGGCACGACTCGAAAAACATATTTTTACCGAAGGTGAAACAATGACTGCAAAAATAGAGGTGGCACACTTCGGAGAAAAACCTTTACAATCCATCAGCCCGAAATGGCAACTTGTAGAGGATGATGAAATTATTTCAGAAGGGATGTTGGATCAGCAGGATATTCCTATAGGAAATGCCATTCAATTGGGAGAGGTGGTCTATAGCTTCCGGAATAAAAATGAATCCCGGAAATTGAGTCTCAAAATAAATATAGAAAAGTTTGAGAACTCATGGGATATTTGGGTTTATCCTGAAAACCAAAATATTGAATCAGCGGATATTAAAGTTGTTGAGGATATTGATAGATCCACTTTGGAATATTTACAGAATGGCGGAAAGATATTGCTCAGTCTGGGTAAAGGTAAGGTGTCTCCGGAAATAGGCGGAAACGTAGGGGTAGGTTTCTCGAGTATATTCTGGAATACGGCCTGGACTGGAAACCAGAAACCTCACACTCTTGGAATTCTGTGTGATCCTTCACATCCCGCTCTTAAAGATTTTCCTACCGAATACCATTCGAATTGGCAATGGTGGGATGCGATGGGGCATGCAGATGCTATAATATTAGATTCTTTGGCTATGGATTTGAAGCCAATAGTCCGTATTATTGATGACTGGGTAAGCAACAGAAGCCTGGCTTTAGTATTTGAGGCAAAAATAGGTAAAGGAAGAATAGTGGTAAGCGGGACAGATCTTGTCAATAATTTAGCATCACGGCCTGAAGCGCGTCAATTAAGAGCCAGTTTAATTCAGTATATGAACAGTGATGCTTTTGAGCCGGGTGTAGGTATAAACCCTGACGATCTGGTGAAAGTAATCAAATAG
- a CDS encoding SusC/RagA family TonB-linked outer membrane protein — protein sequence MADKGYEDHVSQQQRKVITGTVVDEKGIPIIGANIIEIGTTNGTVTDVDGNFSLRVNNDAKIRVTYIGYFGQDINTGDKTTFDITLQEDTQALDEVVVIGYGTQRKITTTGAITSVSNEDLIKAPVAGVSNALTGLTSGLQSVQVSGEFGNDRANIRIRGIGTLYTGGASPLILVDGVERTTYNDIDPNEIETLNVLKDASATAVFGVRGANGVILITTRSGKEGKPKVSATMNAAALQPSILPEMLRSYDYAILRNEAERNMGRTPTFSEEDLRIYQSGEDPIFHPDKNWIKELIRPLSFQQSYNMNLSGGSESMRYFASLGYFNQFGGYNKPEQDFGFSPEHNYDRYNLRMNFDFDVTKDLLLSVKLGNQVTENIFPTGGAWAAFDKATSTAPMSSPGFVDGKVITEVSGFPQGVLEFNPWVETGPTSGGSYGLQEKNYSNTINTNISLRYKLDKFLKGLSVRAMGAYDSYYNKYSRRQRYFDTYTVVKDPETGRPVIFRNDESGPYYGLSENISDANKWRKMYGEAAIEYEAAIAKDHKVAGLLLGTMQKAYYPSMQYKLPTAYLGLVGRVTYDYKSRYLAEINAGYNGSENFPEGKRFGFFPAFSLGWIVTEESFVPENKVLTFLKLRGSYGEVGNDKIGGNRYLYLQGPYTLTNDGNARTTFGIPGVNQATYSQYKEGLPGNPNVTWERARKWNAGFDMKLLNDKMSITVDYFEEKRDNILWNLSTIPELVAIQLSPANIGKVDNYGYELEVGYRDKIEAVNYWVKGLYSFARNTIVFQDEPNRRYEWMRRTGQSVGQHFGLVFDGFYNTQEEIDDPERPISQWEGAGLKPGDMKYRDLNGDKRITEEDMRPIGYNDFPEINYSGSFGLSYKGFDLTALVQGAANVSVYFAKHAGAYPFDSDWGAAYTWQLERWEQGRYERGEKISYPRVELSPTLGLHNYQKSSFWVQDASYVRLKNVEIGYRLPSSFLKRIKLQTLRFYLSGNNLITWTGIRYSMDPDARESYGRVMPPMRVFNAGVNIQF from the coding sequence ATGGCAGATAAAGGTTATGAAGATCACGTCAGCCAGCAGCAAAGGAAAGTGATAACCGGCACAGTTGTTGACGAAAAAGGAATACCTATCATAGGGGCAAATATAATTGAAATAGGAACTACAAATGGTACGGTTACCGATGTCGACGGGAACTTTTCACTTCGGGTGAATAATGATGCAAAGATTCGGGTAACTTATATAGGCTATTTCGGACAGGACATTAATACCGGAGACAAGACGACTTTTGACATCACACTACAAGAAGACACGCAGGCTTTGGATGAGGTTGTAGTGATAGGTTACGGTACACAGCGTAAGATAACGACTACCGGCGCTATCACATCTGTCTCGAACGAAGACTTGATAAAAGCGCCGGTAGCTGGGGTAAGTAATGCATTGACAGGCCTCACATCCGGTTTGCAATCCGTACAGGTATCGGGGGAGTTTGGTAATGACAGAGCGAATATCCGTATTCGAGGTATCGGTACTTTGTATACCGGAGGTGCTTCTCCGTTGATATTGGTTGATGGTGTGGAAAGGACTACCTATAACGATATTGATCCTAATGAAATTGAGACACTGAACGTATTGAAGGACGCTTCGGCAACAGCTGTTTTCGGAGTCCGAGGCGCTAACGGAGTCATTTTGATAACAACCCGTTCGGGGAAAGAAGGTAAACCGAAAGTCAGTGCCACGATGAATGCAGCGGCACTGCAACCATCGATATTGCCGGAGATGCTTCGCTCGTATGATTATGCCATATTAAGGAACGAAGCAGAGCGCAATATGGGTCGTACTCCTACTTTTTCGGAGGAAGACTTACGTATCTATCAAAGCGGGGAAGATCCGATCTTTCATCCTGATAAAAACTGGATTAAAGAGTTGATAAGACCTTTGTCGTTTCAGCAGTCATACAATATGAACTTAAGCGGTGGTAGCGAAAGTATGCGCTATTTTGCCTCTTTGGGCTATTTCAATCAGTTCGGTGGATACAACAAACCGGAACAGGATTTCGGTTTCTCGCCCGAACACAACTACGACCGTTATAATCTGCGTATGAATTTTGATTTTGACGTTACGAAAGACCTGTTGTTGTCCGTAAAGTTAGGGAATCAGGTCACCGAGAACATTTTTCCTACCGGCGGTGCATGGGCGGCATTTGACAAGGCGACAAGTACGGCGCCTATGTCGAGTCCCGGTTTTGTAGACGGTAAGGTTATTACGGAAGTATCCGGTTTTCCACAGGGAGTATTGGAGTTTAATCCATGGGTCGAGACAGGTCCTACCAGTGGAGGTAGTTACGGTTTACAGGAAAAGAACTACTCCAATACGATCAATACGAATATATCGTTGCGATACAAACTTGATAAATTTTTAAAAGGTTTGTCAGTCAGGGCTATGGGCGCATATGACTCGTATTACAACAAGTACAGCAGACGTCAGCGTTATTTCGATACATATACTGTTGTGAAAGACCCGGAGACCGGACGCCCTGTTATTTTCAGGAACGACGAAAGCGGTCCGTATTATGGTTTGAGCGAAAATATTTCCGATGCCAATAAATGGAGAAAAATGTATGGTGAAGCTGCTATTGAATATGAGGCTGCCATAGCGAAGGATCACAAGGTAGCCGGACTTCTGCTGGGTACCATGCAAAAGGCCTATTATCCCAGTATGCAATACAAACTACCGACTGCGTATCTCGGTTTAGTAGGCCGTGTTACCTACGATTACAAAAGTAGATACCTGGCAGAAATAAATGCGGGTTATAATGGTTCGGAAAATTTCCCCGAAGGGAAGCGGTTTGGATTCTTCCCCGCATTTTCACTTGGATGGATCGTTACCGAAGAATCTTTCGTTCCTGAAAACAAAGTGCTTACTTTCCTGAAGCTGCGTGGCTCGTACGGAGAAGTCGGGAATGACAAGATAGGTGGCAACAGATATCTCTATCTTCAGGGGCCCTATACATTGACCAATGACGGGAATGCGCGTACCACCTTCGGTATTCCGGGCGTTAATCAGGCCACCTATTCACAATACAAAGAGGGACTTCCGGGCAATCCGAACGTCACATGGGAGCGTGCAAGAAAATGGAATGCAGGTTTTGATATGAAATTGCTGAACGACAAAATGAGTATCACGGTTGATTACTTTGAGGAAAAACGCGATAATATCTTATGGAATTTGTCTACTATCCCGGAATTGGTAGCGATCCAACTCTCCCCTGCAAATATAGGTAAAGTCGACAATTATGGTTATGAACTGGAGGTTGGATACAGGGATAAAATTGAAGCTGTCAATTATTGGGTGAAGGGTCTTTATTCATTTGCCCGCAATACCATCGTTTTCCAGGACGAGCCAAACCGTAGATACGAATGGATGCGTCGGACGGGGCAGTCGGTAGGACAACATTTTGGATTGGTATTCGACGGATTTTACAATACGCAAGAGGAAATAGACGACCCGGAACGTCCCATCTCGCAATGGGAAGGAGCCGGTTTGAAGCCGGGTGATATGAAATATCGTGACTTGAACGGTGACAAGCGTATTACGGAAGAGGATATGCGCCCGATAGGATACAATGATTTTCCGGAAATCAATTACAGTGGTTCGTTTGGCCTTTCGTATAAGGGTTTTGACTTGACTGCATTGGTTCAAGGTGCGGCAAATGTCTCTGTCTATTTTGCAAAACATGCCGGAGCATATCCTTTCGACAGCGATTGGGGGGCGGCCTACACATGGCAGTTGGAACGATGGGAGCAGGGAAGATACGAAAGAGGTGAAAAAATATCCTATCCCCGGGTAGAGCTTTCGCCTACGCTTGGGTTGCACAACTATCAGAAGTCCAGTTTCTGGGTACAGGATGCATCATATGTGAGGCTTAAGAACGTAGAGATAGGTTACCGGCTTCCCTCCTCTTTTCTGAAGAGGATCAAATTGCAAACCCTGCGCTTTTATTTGAGTGGCAACAACCTTATCACGTGGACCGGAATCCGTTATTCCATGGATCCGGATGCAAGAGAATCATACGGACGTGTAATGCCGCCGATGCGGGTATTCAATGCCGGAGTAAATATTCAGTTTTAA
- a CDS encoding DUF5107 domain-containing protein yields MEEVTNYLIQSTVDDPQVVKAWMENISLPTYEVGEEERNPVFLEKRVYQGSSGVVYPYPVIEKIRDKKTNKVYKALFIENIYIKVMILPELGGRIQMAYDKIRNAHIFYYNQVIKPALVGLTGPWISGGIEFNWPQHHRPSTFYPAEFMIEEYPDGSKTVWCNEVERMFRLKGMHGITLYPDKAYIEIKAKVYNRTPFPQTFLWWANPAVAADDAYKSVFPPDVNAVFDHGKRDVSSFPIATGMYYKHDYSEGVDISRYANIPVPTSYMAIQSNYDFVGGYNEESNMGLLHIANHHISPGKKQWTWGNGDFGKAWERNLTDEDGPYIELMTGVYTDNQPDFSWLQPYEEKSWTQYFMPYAEVGSVKNATKDVIAGLEVDGKTASVTVYGTSKKGVTISLKNGTGSLLLNEKTELSPETPFKKTVGLNNGNRENIVLTISTDNGSELLKYTTGKETDSSVPPAAEAADDPKDIPLIEQLYLTGLHLEQYRHATFNPVDYYEEALSRDPGDVRCNNALGLLLMRRGQFKKAESYFEKAIETLTKRNPNPYDGEPHYNLGCCLKLQSKLDEAYNAFFKSAWNAAWKDPAYFSITQIDCTRRNWDVALEHIEQSLLCNWHNHKARQLKASILRKKGKSDTALQWTEASLEIDRFNVGCLFEQYLFTGKEELKRKIVELLQGNPHSYLEYALDFAAAGLYDEAIELLEWAIGTDAGSYPMIRYALGFFLSHAGKENEVKDTYNKAFGVSPDKCFPNRLEEVVILQHVLTVNPKDFKALYYLGNFWYAKRQYKEAIECWEKAIGINDEFPTVLRNLALAYYNKADKKEQALQLLEKAFFLDNKDPRILMELDQLYKKLNYAPAERLKVLEEHMDLVEQRDDLFIERIALYNQLGEYETAKTLCAARNFHPWEGGEGKITFQYTYCRIQLAKQAIEEKNYSLALDLLKETDVYPHNLGEGKLSTVNENDVEYYKGICYRGLKDEKKAIEWFTKATKGPDEPKQAFYYNDENPDKIYFQGLAWRALGNEEKAQERFKKLIEHGEKHMNDNCKIEYFAVSLPDLAIWEEDLNKRNRIHCYNVMALGWLGLGEKEKACLSMEKVLELDVNYQGTMSVISINQLN; encoded by the coding sequence ATGGAAGAAGTGACGAATTATTTGATTCAATCGACAGTCGACGACCCTCAGGTTGTAAAAGCATGGATGGAAAATATCTCTCTTCCCACTTACGAAGTGGGAGAAGAAGAAAGAAATCCGGTTTTTTTAGAAAAAAGAGTTTACCAGGGAAGTTCGGGTGTGGTATACCCCTATCCGGTAATTGAAAAAATCAGGGACAAAAAAACGAATAAAGTATATAAAGCGCTCTTTATTGAAAATATATATATTAAGGTAATGATCCTGCCTGAGTTGGGAGGGCGTATCCAGATGGCTTACGACAAGATAAGGAATGCGCATATTTTCTATTACAACCAGGTGATCAAACCGGCCTTAGTGGGCTTAACCGGCCCGTGGATATCCGGAGGTATAGAATTTAACTGGCCGCAGCATCATCGTCCCAGTACCTTTTATCCTGCCGAATTTATGATAGAGGAATATCCCGACGGAAGTAAGACGGTATGGTGCAATGAAGTGGAACGTATGTTCCGGTTAAAAGGAATGCATGGCATTACACTCTACCCCGACAAGGCATATATCGAGATTAAAGCGAAGGTGTACAACAGAACACCGTTTCCCCAGACCTTTCTTTGGTGGGCCAACCCTGCAGTGGCTGCCGATGATGCCTACAAATCGGTTTTTCCACCCGATGTAAATGCTGTCTTTGACCATGGGAAGAGGGATGTATCCTCGTTTCCTATAGCTACCGGAATGTATTATAAGCATGACTATTCGGAGGGTGTTGATATTTCGAGATATGCCAATATTCCGGTTCCGACATCTTATATGGCGATACAATCGAATTACGATTTCGTGGGCGGATATAATGAAGAATCGAATATGGGATTGCTGCATATCGCCAATCATCATATCTCCCCGGGGAAAAAACAGTGGACCTGGGGTAATGGTGATTTCGGAAAGGCATGGGAACGTAACCTGACGGATGAAGACGGGCCGTATATCGAGTTAATGACGGGTGTGTACACCGATAATCAACCTGATTTCAGCTGGTTGCAGCCTTATGAAGAGAAATCCTGGACGCAGTATTTTATGCCTTATGCGGAGGTTGGCAGCGTAAAAAATGCAACGAAAGATGTGATTGCCGGTCTTGAAGTGGATGGGAAAACAGCTTCCGTTACTGTATATGGCACGTCAAAGAAGGGAGTGACAATCTCATTGAAAAATGGAACCGGCAGCCTCTTATTGAATGAAAAAACAGAACTCTCTCCTGAAACACCCTTTAAAAAAACGGTCGGACTGAATAATGGAAACAGGGAGAATATTGTGTTGACAATTTCAACGGACAATGGAAGTGAGCTATTGAAATACACTACCGGAAAAGAAACGGATAGTTCAGTGCCTCCGGCTGCCGAAGCGGCCGATGATCCGAAAGATATACCTCTGATCGAGCAGCTTTATCTTACCGGTCTTCATCTGGAACAATACCGGCATGCCACGTTCAATCCCGTTGATTATTATGAAGAGGCGCTTTCGCGTGATCCGGGGGATGTGCGTTGTAACAACGCTCTCGGACTCCTTTTAATGAGAAGGGGACAATTCAAAAAGGCCGAATCCTATTTCGAAAAAGCAATCGAGACGCTTACCAAAAGAAATCCTAATCCATACGATGGCGAGCCTCATTACAATTTAGGGTGCTGCCTGAAATTACAATCGAAATTGGATGAAGCTTACAACGCCTTTTTTAAATCGGCGTGGAATGCGGCATGGAAAGATCCCGCTTATTTTTCAATTACACAGATAGATTGTACACGTAGAAATTGGGATGTAGCGCTGGAACATATTGAACAGAGCCTGCTCTGCAACTGGCACAATCACAAAGCACGCCAGTTGAAGGCTTCCATACTGCGTAAAAAGGGAAAATCGGATACTGCCTTACAATGGACGGAGGCATCGTTGGAGATCGACCGGTTTAATGTGGGATGCCTTTTCGAGCAATATCTCTTTACGGGAAAAGAGGAATTGAAAAGGAAAATTGTGGAGCTTTTGCAGGGTAATCCGCACAGCTATCTCGAATATGCGTTGGACTTTGCAGCAGCCGGATTATACGATGAAGCGATTGAATTGTTGGAATGGGCTATAGGGACAGATGCCGGTTCCTATCCCATGATCCGGTATGCATTGGGATTTTTCCTGTCGCACGCTGGCAAAGAAAATGAAGTAAAGGATACCTATAATAAGGCATTCGGGGTATCGCCCGATAAATGTTTTCCTAACCGGTTGGAAGAAGTTGTCATCCTTCAACATGTGCTTACAGTGAATCCGAAAGATTTCAAAGCATTGTATTATTTGGGGAATTTCTGGTATGCAAAGCGGCAATATAAGGAAGCGATCGAATGTTGGGAAAAGGCAATCGGGATCAATGACGAATTTCCTACCGTATTACGAAACCTGGCACTGGCATACTATAATAAAGCAGATAAGAAAGAACAAGCCCTGCAATTACTTGAAAAAGCATTCTTTCTGGATAATAAAGATCCCCGCATACTGATGGAGTTGGATCAGCTATATAAGAAACTGAATTATGCCCCTGCAGAACGCCTCAAAGTACTGGAAGAGCATATGGATCTGGTGGAGCAACGTGACGACCTGTTTATAGAACGGATCGCATTATACAATCAATTGGGTGAATATGAAACGGCTAAAACATTGTGTGCTGCCCGGAATTTCCATCCGTGGGAAGGAGGGGAAGGAAAAATCACCTTCCAGTATACCTATTGCCGGATCCAGTTGGCCAAACAAGCCATCGAAGAAAAAAACTACAGTCTGGCATTGGATTTATTGAAGGAAACCGATGTCTATCCGCATAATCTGGGAGAAGGGAAATTAAGTACGGTGAATGAGAACGATGTGGAATATTACAAGGGTATTTGTTATAGGGGCTTAAAAGATGAGAAAAAGGCAATTGAATGGTTTACAAAGGCAACCAAAGGCCCCGATGAACCTAAACAGGCATTCTATTACAATGATGAGAATCCCGATAAGATCTATTTTCAGGGACTGGCCTGGCGAGCGCTGGGTAATGAAGAAAAAGCACAGGAACGTTTTAAAAAATTAATTGAACATGGAGAAAAGCACATGAATGACAATTGCAAAATCGAATATTTTGCGGTATCGCTTCCCGATCTGGCGATCTGGGAAGAAGATCTGAATAAACGTAACCGCATACATTGCTATAATGTAATGGCATTGGGATGGTTAGGCTTAGGTGAAAAGGAAAAAGCCTGTCTGTCTATGGAAAAAGTGTTGGAATTGGATGTGAATTACCAGGGAACAATGAGTGTTATTTCAATCAATCAATTAAATTAA